Within the Miscanthus floridulus cultivar M001 chromosome 2, ASM1932011v1, whole genome shotgun sequence genome, the region cttcgatagaagtcgagtgattgcctgtcacttgcgagagataggaaatatattacagtattattatcacttggaaaaatataaatggtggaaaggaaaatggtgaccggacagggatatagtttggatattggtgggtgtaagaggttgtgtcgccgtggacgcagggcatggcttggttacactgctttccctgtctgtgtcggttaaggaccggtcgttgcataagccatcgttgcataagaggttgtgtcggttaaggacttgggtatgggcgcttggaagacttgttgctctcttgtcgtgggttttggctctttttggaccgactgttaGGTTTTTTTTTGTGGAGGAGAtccttacaccgcactgagtccgggactcaggggcgggggcttggagtcctagtttggacagggacctaggaccccaggacaggagggtgatgggttggtccttacgctgcgatcatagtctttatttataactctcaccaaatattttataaaggaaagttttataatctgttgtcatagtttatatatcaatgcttcatcatgtcataaatagatatttatttccgctataattctgataacatgtttatattctgctgtaaCTTAAATTATtcgtaactctgataatatgcttacattccactgttataacaataaatattatactctgatgttatattaaaagtgatgtaagaaatggttaagaatgatgtaagctttattctctcatttgtgattctgattgtaaaaatatggattttcgggttctcccctggggtgtgcccaaaggaaccgagtaatttagtgttctcccctgagtgcttagtgtctaatggaagacaagcactcctagaaagcattagattaggcggttctgccacaatatcTGCCCCCAAAATATAGGCCTCATATTCTTACAAACAACTATCACtactaaaaaaatatttgtagcaaTACCTCTTTTTTTAGGTGTAGCTCAATCTAAAACTATCTCTAAAATGGTTCCTAaaatgagccgcctctacaaatacatACAAATGACCCTAGTTGTAGGGGCGACTCTAGATCTAGCTGCCCCTATAAATATGCGCCGAACAACAGAATTACATATTAAAAAttaattttttaaaactattttatatggagaaatgaccaaaacaaaagttttagatctcgaaaagttatacaactctgtagttgacaacttttatatttgaaatcatttatccatgaaaaattatgtttgaagttttcacatttgaaattcaaattttgcaaaCAATCTCGAATGGAGAAACGACTAGAATAAAAGTTGTAAACCTTAAAACGTTATGCAACTTTGtgcttgacaacttttttatttgaaatcatctatctatCGAAATTACGTTTGAAGTTTtcacatttgaaattcgaattttgcAAACGACCtcaaatggagaaatgaccaaaatgaaagttgtagatctcgaaaagttatgcaactttatagttgataactttttttaaTCATCTATCTATAGGAAATTACGTTTGAAGTTCTtagatttgaaatttgaatttttcaaatgacctcagatggagaaatgatcaaaataaaagttgcagatcttgaaaagttatacaactttgtagttgatggatttttcatttgaatccatttagggtcccaaatacttAGTTTAAAATTGGTTCAAGATAAAGTGAGACGGACAAATATCCCAAATAGACACAATTGTCTTATGAGTGGATTGTCTAGAGGAGGAACACATGAGGACGGAGGTCGTGAGTTCGAGCGCCTGTGGCTGCACACGTGTGGGGCTACCCAGTTAAGATGTCCTTGgataaaaaaaattgctatttttatTGTTATTTTAGGCCTAAATTTGtgatttctgaaaaaaaaaacgaTTTATAGGGGCAGCTCAGCCGCCCCCAACAAATACACAACCGCCCCTGCaaacaatttctatagaaatcgTTGATTTATAGAGACAGATTAGTAGGGACAGATGCACCCAACTGCTCCTAAAAAAGGGTCCTCAGCTGCCCCTGAAAAGCCTATACCTAGTAGCATATAATGATCCAACATTGTTCATAGGCAACATTCCTCTTTTACATAAAGTAGTTGTGTCATTATATCGAGCCCTAGTCATAGGCTAGATATACTTATAAGCCGAGTAACTTGTAAAAGATCCACTGAAATTCAACTAGATTTTCTTGTAACAAACTAGACAAATCATATTTGCTGGACGATTAGGCCTCCCATCTATAACCCTATCTTTTGGACCATACAAGGAGGAGTAGGGAGCCCCTGGTCACAACCATATCTTCGACAAACCCATCCTATAAATCctccacaaacaccatcaatgTCCCTGTAGTCCGAGCGCACGTCGCATAGAAAGTTTTCTCCACTGGACATAGGGTACTATGTATCTAAAGTAGTATAAATCCGTGTCCCGTATGTTACCTTATTTTTTTTCTAGCACAAAACACCGATCTACTTGTTGGACGAAAAATCATGCGATAGTAGTAATCATGGACTTCTATAACATGCATTATGCGTAGGAAAAGTCCACTACTCATCCTAAACCTACAAAGACATAAATGAAATTAATAGAACCACATTATAAAAATATCACATAGTACTATTGATGAACTGAACACATGCGAACCTCCGATGGAATAAAGCTAGACCGTACTTAGGATCATTAGCCAAATAATCCTAAAACATCCTTTCGTGCCATCCTTGTATATtttgatatatgataatatgtcTACGGATAGAACCACCTTGTTTTCTTGCGTGTTTCCTACAACTATGCAGCGCTAGACCAACAGAAATGATTTTACAaaaatgaattaattaggcttaatagatttgtctcgcaaattagcctctatctgtgcaattagttttataatcaaCTCATATTTAATCCTCAtaattagtatccgaacatccaCGGACCAAACACCCCATAGTCATCATCGTCCGGTAATAAATCAGCTATTCTTTTCACAAGCGAATTGTGAATGCTCATACTGCCAACAGTAGTAGAACAATGAAAACAAAGCTTTGACCAACACTAGAGTACCCTAGACTCCTCCTAGCCACCACTTGTAGGCACCAATGACCCGCCACAGCTAGCAACCGACCAACAGCCTGTTCATTTCGGCTTATAAGATCATGAATTATAAGCtgcaacaatatttttctctcacaccaaaccaaccagcaaTACTTCTGGCTTAcgatccacgatcgtttcagccgaaacgaacaggctgcaagcATGAGCCGCCGCTGGCTTGGCTGTGGGCGACTATGACTGGCTAATATGGATGGCTCATGGCTGGTGCATAGTGGCCAGGGGCCATTATTTGCTTCCTAGAATTAATGAAACAAAGAACAGTTTGGCTCCCTGTTCATAAACTTCTGCCCCTCTGGGTTCAATTCTGTTGAATTCTCCCCTCTGATGGAGCTTCAGGAGAACTTTTAGTGGAGTCTTGAACGATAGTTCGTATGCTGTGTATGCACTAGTCCAATTTACCATAAGCAGATTACGGCCTATGTATACTATTTTCACCTTATACAACACAGGAGGAAATTTCTTAAAAAAATTGCAAGACTGGATATAAATAGCAAAAAAACAACATCACCCGGAAACCATAGGTCAACTGCTGCCAGCTATATACTTGACCTGTTAATGCCACAAATAGTACATCCCATGTTATATATATACAAGATGAAAACCCAAAACTTAAATTTCAGGGCGTATAGGTATAGCAGGGTGACAAAAGAACACAAAAATCCCGTACCTTGAGGAAGCAGTAGCATACAAAACTGCAGTCCacatatatataggctagagaaGGTTGTGATATTGGCACGGCTCAATCAAACGGTGGAAACACCGCCCTCAATCACAGCACCTCGATCGATCCAAAGCGCAGAATTAAGTCACCCGGCCGGCGATTTGATTGAACCATGCCAACATCGCACTCTCTCAGCCAACCAACAAACGCCACCGTACTTCCTTACCACCTCTCATGTAGCAAGCCTTCCCTTGTCGATCGATCGCCATGGACCCGAGGACACCCGAGCTCCCAGTCACGCCACCCTAAACGCGAGAAAGAACTTGGCTGCCAAGCAGCTGAATTAATAGAGACGCGCGGCAACGATACGAATGGGCGTGTACGTACGTAAGCCGGGAAAGAAAATAATCAGAAAGATACGAGAGAAATGGTTGAGACGTCGGTGTCTCGCCGAAGCCACATCAAGAAACCAGGCATCACACGGCCGGGCGAAAATAATAATGCAAATTGCAGCAGGACAAGGCAAGACGAAAGGAGAAGGGGCAGAGGAGAGGAGGTGAGGTGGGCTGTGGGCGGCGTTACCAAACCAGCCAATGACCTGCCTTGGCGATGCGTCTTTGCTCACGTAGTGGTTGATAGATGACTTGCCGTAGCGAGCTACCGTCTCCGTCTAGCCGCCCTGCCGGCCAGTTTGTATAATCCACGCGTTCCACCTCTGCCTGACAGGCCGGCCGGACGGACGGGAGCACGCACCAGAACCTCCAACTTTTCAGCGGAGTCGCCTGCCTCCCGCGCGGTGATTTTTCCGCCGTCTGAACTCGCGTTGGCCGGCCGCGCGCGGCGAATTGACCGCACCGAGCATCGGCACTGTAACGGACTGCCTCTGGTTTGGCTACGCGACCTAGGACATGACAGGGCGACAGGCAGAGGCAGGAGAAGATGTTGGTGTGGATTGGGTTGCTTCGTCAGTTGAGTTTGAGTGCTCTAGTACGTGTTGGGCGTTGCTTGTGAAGCGTGATTTGTCAAGTCAGCTGCTGGGAGACGGTACAACGAGCAAGAGTACAAAGGGTTGATGACCTGTGCCTTGAAAAGTATTGGTATTTAGAGCTGGAGATAGCTTAAACTATACCGCATTTGCAACTACTACCCGCTGGGCGCTGGCTGCTTTTATTTGATCAGGGCAAGAATTGAGCATTTTCCATCCACCTCATGACCTGAAAAATGCCACAGGTTAATTAAAAGTTGAGTGAACATTTTTCGTCTCAAAAAGCTCGTAAAATGTACTGTAATTAATTATAAGATTAGCAGCAACGTAATGTAGTGGCTAGGCTAGTATCGATCCCTATTGCTATTGATACCATTGATCTTGTGATCTCAAACGCCCCATGCTGCTAGCATTGAACAAACGGTATCGGCCGTACAGATGGCACTGTTCCATAGTCTTCTTTCGGGCAGTACGATAACGTGCCTGATTCTCGTAGTCCATAACCATCCTTGATGGATGCTTCAGCGTGGGCTGGTCACATCGCCATTTTTAAGGCGCGGCAGGAGCTCGAAAGGGATAGAGATTCAATGAAGCACTTCCAATACAAGTGTATAAGTAATAGGATCGGTGCAACGTAAATTAACGCACTTGAATCCACACATTAAAATCAACCGATTTTCAGACGCGAGTGTGGTTGCAACAGATTTGTTACCCAAATGAGCATTAATTTCTGGTTCGAGCGTTGAATTACTGATTTAGTGTGCATTGATGGGGCGCACATATAAGCCGAAAATGCCTACGTTATAATAGTGTGAAAAATAGTGCCTaaaagttttattttaaaaaaaagtcaaaagaaTTACACTGGATATAATAAGGAATGAACTCACAGCACCATGGTAGTCAATATCTAAACAAACAGCATCACGGTAGTACGTGTGCTAGCTGTTTGACAATCAATGATGCATGGTGGGTTGAGAATCTAAACAATAAAGGAGAGGGGCTAGGTGGAGACTGTTGAACGAAATCGGTTGTGTGTACAATTCTCTAATGCCAATTTGTGCGCACCATACCAAGATCACGAGGATTAAACAAAAATCCCGTGCTTGCCTCATCATGCAACTagtcatgaatatatttggattaGGAGAAAAGCGCCAAACTGGCAAGATAGGCAAACGAATATGCTATCGGTGCCTGACTATATATTAATTCCATGCATGTATCCAGAGTTCCCGGCTGTGTGCACCGTGTACAATGTAATATAAGCTAGTCTATACATATCTTGATTTGGTTACTAAAAGATTTGGGTTTTGTATATTTTGACCTTTATTATTATGTTATTAGATGGGAAATACTACCTCCGCTCATAATTAGATGACATCAAATTTGACCTGTCGTAAGTTGTTTTGCTTTTCCAGCAAAAGTTACCCGGAGGCAGCAGGCAAGCCTATCCAAGAGTAAAAAAAAGGGGCATTTACGGCTGTATCCTGTGTTCCTGTTGTTTGTCTTGTCATTTTATCGATAGACTTTACTtataaatagtattttttaataaataaataatatttttctttaacaAGAAATCAACCAACGATACCTTCTTACGGAGTATTAGCTAAGCGAAGACGACACTGGTACTGTCGGCGATGAAGCCTGGCAGGACAGCGATTTGATGGAACTAGTAGCATCGTTTTGATACTGCTGGATGCTGTCGCATCGAGTGGTTAACCTTACGTCCCATCGCCTTGGCATATGATTCTACGCTACTGTACATCGTCGTAAAAGGTGGAGCTTGCAGTGTCATCTGAAATCAGCCTGGTCGGTGCTAATACGATCATATAATCGTGAATTATTACTATTAGCTGATTTGATATGAAACAAAAATACTATGATCGTTTACAACCAAATGAACATGCTGTTGCAGACTAAAAAGTGAACTGCGTAGACGAGTCGAACCAGTCGTGTAAGAGAGAGACAAAACGACGGACGCAGAATCTTCCGTGTGGCCACGAGATAGACGgagaaagaattttttttaagtaGCATATGGACCCCACTGATATGTAACCTCACCTGCCAAATACGGTTACAGTCATAATGTACCGTTTGAGGGTGCATAACCGGGATCAACCGTTGCAAATGCGTTATCTCAAAAGTGTTAAAATGTTGTGTTTGGTCCCATGAGCGAAATTTAGTCCTGGATTTTGGGTACCAAACAAGAAACCTAATAATGGGCTAATAAGAACTAATCAGACTAATTGGTGCTTAGGGTCATTAGCCCTTATTAGCCCCTGATTACCCCACATTTAGTCTATCATTATATGATGGATTAAACTTTAGTTCTAGGATCCAAATACCCTCAAATGTCACTTCCAATTGTTCATGTTATCGtttgtatttaaaaaaaaatccctaGGGGAACTCTAAAGAAGATTCAAAAGTGGGTCGACTTGCATTGAGAGACACATAGAGGGTATTCATGGAGGGAAGGAAAGGTGGCTTATAAACGCTTGGCCCGAAAATGGGTAATGTAGCAAGAAACCAAGTGGAGTGGCTCAAAACCAaggtatatatatagagagagagggcATTGATTCTAACATGTGAGACCTGCATGCCGTATCAACAAAATCACCTTGGAAACCACTTAAACTTTTGAGAAGGGTAATTTTCTCGGTTTTGAGAGATATAGGGTGTATGATGTCTAGTTCTTGCAAAACCACCTTTAAAACCAGTTTTGAGCTGTCGCATGGTGGTTATTTATCTATTTTTTATAATTCGAGATGCATGATGTTTGGTTTCGAGTCTAGGGTTCATACTCGTGGCAAGTCTAGGGGTGCGAAAAAGACTCCACTCTCTTTTTGGATCTTTGGTTGGCAATAAACTACTAGAGTGGCATCACCTAGTAGCTACAATGGCAAACATAAAACTAAAAACAAGTCGAGACACCCTTATATGGGCCTTGCATCAAAATGATCCATCCAATGTGTAAGAAGCTCCTAGACACAATGATGGGGTAAGAAATGTTAATTGAGCCATATGAAAGTAGTTAAAAGCGCTCCTCAAGATCAAAATCTTCGAATGTAAAATAAGGAAGCCATCCTATCAAAATATAACTTAATATGAAGGTGGAATTGGAATGGAAACAATAAATGTTAATTTTGTAGTAACAACAATTCAACCTTTCTTTTTTTCCAATCTGAATGAATTTGCTAGGTTCATTTGGGGCAGTGCACGATTCCATAATGTCTAGATCCACGTCAAAATAGATCATATGGTTAATACATGTTGCAATGCGTTGCAAGTTTATGTGCATTGTATGTGGAGATTTTGCAATAGGATATGTGTATAATAATCTCTCTCATCAAACTTTGGTGGGTGTTTTTTTACCATTCATCATTTCTCATCAGGTTTGATGTCTTGAAATCAGTCACATATTAGTTATTATAAGGTTAAATTGTTcgatgctttgaaaaatgctaaggCCATATTGGTTTTCCATTATTAAAAAAATCAAGTGCAAACTAAAGTTCAGTAGAGCTACATTTTTTGTGAGAAATTGTGTCACGTATATATAGGGAATAATGAATTGCGTTGTTCACTAATTGTTTCTTATTCTTCTGAAGATACTAAATTTTATAATGAAAATTTTCATCATAAACAAAAGTTAATTTTTTTCTGGAGATTTGGGGACCTTATAGCAATGGTTTTTATTTATTTCCACGGTGCATTTTTTTTAGTTTATTTCCACGGCGCATGCACTCACTTTTTGGACAGGATATCTCCGAGAGCGCAAACAAGGCCTGGGCCAACGTTTCACTGCGTTAGTTAGCCAACATAATGGGCTTTGGGTTCAACAGCCCCATGAAGAAAATCTCAAGGCCACGCCGGCCCAATATCACAGTGAAGAGCACAATTCCTTCCGGGATCCCAGAAGATACGGCCTTCCACGGGTAGCAGCCGTCACGCACCGGTGTCAGCGCCGGCGGCGGCAAGAACACCCCCGATCTCAACGGCAGAGCGAGAGAGCGATGGCGCTGACCAACTTCATCGTTACGGTGGCCGTGGTCGGCGCGGGGGTGCTCCTCTTCACCACCGACATCCGCAGGTCTGGCGCCCTCTTCCGCCGCAACGCGCGCCAGCTCCGGCAGTGGCTCGAGGAGGACACGGCCTCCGCCGCGTCCAAGTAAGTTGCTTGTGGTGCCGTGCGTCGGCCCCATCCCTCCTTCTTGCTTGGCTCTGTTCTTACCGTGCTATTTAGATGGAATGAGAGGTTAACTTGCTCCGGATTCTCTGAACTGTCGAGATATCTGTTTAGGTTTAGGGGTTATTTCGTAATCGAGTTACTCAGATGGCAACTGGAAAGATAATGAGCGATTTGAATTTATTCGTCCTATTGGACGGCCGAAAATTTCGAATAGTGGTGGATTATAGTATGATTGTTTCTCATTCGCTAGGCAATCATGCGAAAGTTATTTAAGTGGTGGATCATTGGGGAATCTGTTTGGTCTAGTGGAAGCATAGCACATCTCACTGTTGAGTTTTAGATGTATAACAACTTAGAATTCTGATCCATGTGTTTTACCAAACAATGCGCATCAGAAGAATTGATCTGGGGAGTCTTTTCTGAATCTGCAGTCTATTTGGTGGCCGATGCAAAAGATTTTTCCCTATCAAATTCCTTGGGATGAGTTTTGCCACTTCATCATATTTGTACAGTATTCTGACGAGACTAAGCTATTGGTTCTTCATTCGGAGACACGTCTTTTGCCACTTGCATCCAAATAGCGGTAGCCATCCAATTAACGAAGTAGCTCAAATTACACCACAGGTATAATGGGTATTGGTTAGGCTTGGGCTTTGTTTGGCTCAATTCAGCCTGGGCACAGCTTGGGCTGGCCAAGGCTTTGATCCACCGTTTTTTCCTGTCTTCCCGGACAAATCAACAAACAATATTATGTACATGTTGGCgcttacaaaaaaaaaaacacttactCTCATATTACAATTTTCTGAGAATATATAATTACGTAGAAGCTTCCGATTTCTTTATTTCTATTTTGGCACATTTCCAATATGCATCTGGAAAATGTACATAACATTGCACTGAAATCTGAATACACCAACATGTGTGTATACAACACTACTTACATACTAGTGCCACTGCCACTATATATTGAATCCCAGCAATCTGTTTAACTTATACCTAGTGTTGTTTGAATCAGTCTGAAAATGAAAAGACCAGCTATGTTATACTTTTGAAGTTGTATCTGAGTGAGTCTTACCCTACTGCTGTGTAGTTGTTGTGTGATGTAGCTTTTGCATCAGAAAGAATTGATATCTTTTGCAGTAGTATGGAGCAAATGTTCCTTATGGTTTTTCTTTTGACCTTAACTGGTACTTCATGTTTTTTAGCTGCTACTGAGTAACAGGATGATTTCCACACTTTATTTGCTTCCTAATAAGTTATATCAAACGACATTGCAGGTCTGCAAAAGAAGCAGCTCCAAAGAAACTTGACTCAACGATCCCCAAGGAGAAGCCAAAGGAAGATAGTCACTGATTGGAGTTGTTTATATGAATGGTATAACCCCTATCTAAAGTcgttcaagtttttttttttacaattacTGTGATAGAAACTTGTAGCTCTTAAGTAGATGCACGGCAAAATTATGTTTCCGTTTGAACCTTTTCTGTTTGAACAAACTCATGTAATTTCGTTGCTTTCGAGTAATGAAATTCGGCTATGACGTTGTGGAAAATGTTTCCGTTTGAACAGAAGTATACTTGGCCTATGTGGAACAGCTAAATGTTGGTATTATGGTTTGCTTGTAAGGATCTAAAGCTCTTAGCTAATCTACACGTGTCCTGGTAGCTTTGATATTTGGATGACTTACCCAGTAAGACATATGAAGCATTTTTAGgatcttccttttttttttttactttcagcAACCATATAGctatttgatttattttaatgAATCATTGTTAAGTCCAGATCTCGATATCACTGGTTGGTTATTGGAGAAACAAATATTCACTGTCAACAATGCTTCAAAAGGTTTCTCTATGAGTAAACAATCGATGCTACTTTTCCAGTGTGCACATATACATATGTTGCGTAGTTCAAACAGTATTTGGCCTTTGCCTATCAGAATATATGGATGGATCAACTGAATAATTTTATTAAACTCGTAACTCAAATTTTGTTGGTGTTTTGGTGTGCCCACAAATTTTGCAACTATTGCGCCAACTCCTGGTTTTTCTGCGCCCTGTTCGATCTGAAGCGGTCAATTTAAATAGACCTTGAGTGAAGGGAAGCATGCATTTGAATGCAACCTGTTGTGAAGTAGTGCTGCAACTCCATAGTGAAAGCTTGAGACTTGTTAGGTCTGTACTGTTACACATTGCTGTTTACAGAAATATGATTGAGGGAAGTTAAATGCCTATTTGGACATGGTCAGCGTGTACGGGGCAGTAGTACTACCCAAAGTGGTAGGTCCTGTGTGACACTGCTCGCCTAACATCTGTCCGAGTGGTTATTCTGAGCAGGAGAGGTGAAATCGTCGGCCTTCTGCTCTGAATCTGAATATCTGATGGAGGAGACGCAACCTGCGACAGCTGCCGGGTGGACCGGCTGGACGGTccgtcgattggtggagaggtGAGCAGCGACTGTACCCGAAGGCCTGGTGGTTGCAACTTGCGAGTCAGGAAGCAGTACACCATCCATCCATCCCGGTGGTGTTGATGGCTGTTCCTCCAATGCTGTACGAGAGGGACATGGAATCACTTGAGGTTGCATTGGCAACTTTCAACATGGCGATAGCGCGCCGGACAAGTTGGTTGTTGGTTCAGTTAGGTTTGCAATCATCGCGCGATTGCGGCCCTTGCAAACCATCACGCGTCCGCGTCCAGGGCGAGGCGAGGACGAGCGGCGGGTGTACGATACGAACGACGAGACCCGACCCCCAGGCTAGCAGGAGCAGGAGTGTTTGTGTATGGTTGGCACAGCAAATCTGAGGAGATCATGCCTTGTCGATTCAGAGCCGGGCAGCGCGGAAATGGAAAGCCAGAGCCTAACCCTGCTATGCTCACCGTCAGAGAGAGCGCATCGACGCACAAACGTCAGCGTCAGCGTACACGGGGCACAGACCACGTGTCAATTCGAAGGACCGAGGACAGGGTAATTAACGTACGGACGGACGGTACGCTCCCTCCAAAACCCAGGTGTTTAGCGTGCGTGTTGAACCCCTTAATGAACCCCAACAAAGCGCACGGCTCCATTTCCCTGTCGACAACCCACCGCATGCTCTGGAGCGTCGACCATCCATCCAATCCGTCATTGATTCGCTGTCCCGCGAGTGCGAGAGGAGAAGGCGAGAGGCCCGCCCGATCCGCCCCCTCGCGCGCTCCATCGTCCATCTCCCGGCCGCATTGATGGAACAGCTCCCCTCTCCTGCTCCTGCTCGTCTCCTCTGGCAACAAATCTACTGGGCTACTGGCGCTCTCACGCACGCATGTGTCCATGTCCGCGCGCGGCCCGCCCCATCGCCGCGGCCGCGCCCATCGGCAGGCCGGCCGGGCACCCAACCACCATTTCCCGCATTTAACCGCCAAATCATGCCACGCCGTTCGGATCTCCCGACGGCGCACCGCCACCCTCGCTTCACTACCAATTGATTGGGCTCTCCCACCGCGCGTACGCGCACCGTACCACGGGCCGGCCTATAGCTTGCTGCTGCCCTGTTCCTTTCGACGTTTCCGCTGCTGCTCTCGCGGTCTCGCCTCACCGAGTCACACGGATCACGAGGAAACGGGAAGAGTTTGCTGGTGAAGGAAGAGGGAGGAGAGCCATGCCAGCGGGCAATggctgtttttttaaaaaaaaaaaagaaaaagaaaaataccaAATCCACAGTCAGTGTCTCCAAATGTTAGCTCGACGTGACTCAGGCCAGTCTCCAGTGAGAAGTTTAATAGCGTTG harbors:
- the LOC136538100 gene encoding uncharacterized protein; amino-acid sequence: MALTNFIVTVAVVGAGVLLFTTDIRRSGALFRRNARQLRQWLEEDTASAASKSAKEAAPKKLDSTIPKEKPKEDSH